The sequence TGGCCGCATCACGTTGTGCCTCACACGCTATAGCCCGTTATTGATTCCTGCAGAATGAAAGCCACCCGTTCGCCCTGAGCCTGTCGAAGGGCGAAATGAGGAATCATCGGCAAGTGGCTGTTCGTGCTTCGACAAGCTCAGCACGAACGGAGACACGAAGCTGGTTTTTGATATGCAGGACTCAATAGATCGGATGTGAACCACGCTCCCAATATTCCGTAGGAGCGGGTTTGAAACCCGCCCTCTGCCTGGATTGTATCTCAAGTTTCTCTGATTCACTTCGTTTCTGATTCGAGCTGGAGGCGGACGAGCTTGGCGTTGACGCCCTTCAGCAGGGAAAGTTTGCGCAGGAGTTCGTCGTGCTTCTCCGTCTCGCCGACCAGTTCGAGCATGATCAGCCCGCTCTGCGTGCAGCCGTCGAGTACCCCGTCATGAATCCCGAGACGCGTCTTGATGAGACACCCCCACCCCGTCAGGATCTTCTGAACGTTGCCCGCCGTCTCGTTCCTGTTGTCGATCATGATCAGCATCACGGTTCGTTTCATGTCTGCAAGTCCTCCTGAGGGAATATCCGTCGTGCGGAAACACCCGGCTAGAATACAACGGCCGGATCGTTTCCGTCCAGCCGCTGTTCATGCCGATATGGCAGGTGTTGCGGGTCAGGCTTCTTCGAGAGGAAGCTGGATCTCGATCCGGAGATCCTGCGGCGCCGTCGTCGACGGGTCGTTGAGATAGATCTCGAGGTTCGGCGCGTGCTTCGCCTCGTACCCGCTCTGGGGAAGCCATTCGCCACAGAGTTTCACATAGGTCTTGATGAGATTCTCCATGGGGCCGATGTGGATCGTGGTGGCAAAGAGGCCGCCTGGGATTGTCTGGAGGGCGACGCCTGCGGCGAGCTGGGGTTGTCCGGTGACGGTGATGCAGGCGTCATACCTGATCTTGTCCGGCGGCGTGACGTCGGGGTCGTCGTAGCACAGGCCGATGTATGCCGTGTCGGGTTCGAGGAGCCCGAGCGGCCCGGCCCATCGGCACAGCGTCTCCCAGGCGGCGCCGCAGTTTTTATACGGGCCGATATGTCGGACGCATGCCACGGTACGGGATTCCTGGCGGATGATATGGACGTTCATGATGC is a genomic window of Candidatus Ozemobacteraceae bacterium containing:
- a CDS encoding AraC family transcriptional regulator — its product is MACFSPYQFHRIFRGMVGEPVAEYVRRLRLERAGLRLIQSRRPVTDIAFEAGYQNLESFIRAFKQRFSVSPSQFRKQRDEQLRRLHTRDVPPGSISSSTGGIMNVHIIRQESRTVACVRHIGPYKNCGAAWETLCRWAGPLGLLEPDTAYIGLCYDDPDVTPPDKIRYDACITVTGQPQLAAGVALQTIPGGLFATTIHIGPMENLIKTYVKLCGEWLPQSGYEAKHAPNLEIYLNDPSTTAPQDLRIEIQLPLEEA